The Hydrogenispora ethanolica genome has a segment encoding these proteins:
- a CDS encoding glutamine--tRNA ligase/YqeY domain fusion protein, producing the protein MEAENAKPAFDRVDAAEKTDSAENPAVPTNFIQEIINEDFKTGKHGGKVHTRFPPEPNGYLHIGHAKSICLNFGIAKRNNGICNLRFDDTNPSKEDTEYVDSIQEDVRWLGFDWEDRLFYASDYYEQLYQYAIDLIQAGKAFVCDLSAQEIRDYRGTLTEPGKESPYRNRSAEENLDLFKRMRAGEFPDGSKVLRAKIDMASPNINMRDPVIYRILRSTHHRTGDQWCIYPMYDYAHPISDALEGITHSICTLEFEDHRPLYNWVIENLDLPARPQQIEFARLNLNHTVMSKRKLLELVRNHSVSGWNDPRMPTISGLRRRGYTPESIRNFCDRIGVAKSNSIVDIALLEHCIREDLNLRAPRVMAVLDPLKVIIDNYPEGQVEEFEGEINPENPELGTRKIPFSKVIYIEKDDFREDPPKGYFRLSPGREIRLKHAYYIRCESVVRDPATGEIIELHCTYDPETRGGWSADGRKVKGTSHWVSAAHAVDAEVRLYDHLFLDENPGENATLNPDSLVTLTHCKVEPSLKDVKAGERFQFLRQGYFCVDLDSRPGKLVFNRTVGLRDSWGKG; encoded by the coding sequence ATGGAAGCAGAGAATGCGAAACCGGCATTCGACCGAGTCGATGCAGCGGAAAAAACGGATTCGGCGGAGAACCCTGCCGTTCCCACGAATTTTATCCAGGAAATTATCAATGAAGACTTCAAAACCGGTAAACACGGAGGGAAGGTACACACCCGTTTTCCTCCGGAACCCAACGGTTATTTGCATATCGGTCACGCCAAATCGATCTGCCTGAATTTTGGGATCGCCAAGCGGAACAACGGCATTTGTAATTTACGGTTCGACGACACCAACCCCAGTAAAGAAGATACCGAATATGTGGATTCGATCCAGGAAGACGTCCGTTGGCTCGGTTTTGATTGGGAAGATCGCTTGTTTTATGCCTCCGATTACTATGAGCAGCTCTATCAGTACGCCATTGACCTGATTCAAGCCGGCAAAGCGTTCGTTTGCGATCTGTCGGCGCAAGAGATCCGGGATTACCGCGGCACATTGACCGAGCCCGGCAAGGAAAGCCCCTACCGCAACCGTTCGGCGGAAGAAAACCTCGATCTTTTCAAACGGATGCGGGCCGGGGAATTCCCCGATGGTTCCAAGGTGTTGCGGGCCAAGATCGATATGGCTTCGCCCAACATTAACATGCGCGATCCGGTGATCTATCGGATTTTACGCTCAACCCACCATCGCACCGGGGACCAATGGTGCATCTACCCCATGTACGACTATGCCCACCCCATTTCGGATGCTTTGGAGGGGATTACCCACTCCATCTGCACCCTGGAGTTCGAGGATCACCGGCCGCTTTACAACTGGGTGATTGAGAACCTGGATCTGCCGGCCCGGCCGCAACAGATCGAATTCGCCCGCCTGAACCTGAACCATACGGTGATGAGCAAGCGCAAGCTGCTGGAATTGGTCCGGAACCATTCGGTCAGCGGCTGGAACGATCCCCGGATGCCAACCATCTCCGGGTTGCGGAGACGGGGATACACGCCGGAATCGATCCGCAATTTTTGCGACCGGATCGGCGTAGCCAAAAGCAACAGCATTGTCGATATCGCCCTGCTCGAACACTGCATTCGGGAGGATTTAAACCTCCGGGCGCCCCGGGTGATGGCGGTACTGGATCCGCTCAAAGTGATTATCGATAATTACCCCGAGGGCCAGGTGGAAGAGTTTGAGGGGGAGATCAACCCGGAAAACCCGGAACTGGGTACCCGGAAAATTCCTTTTTCGAAAGTCATTTATATCGAAAAGGACGATTTCCGCGAGGATCCGCCCAAAGGATATTTTCGGTTGTCACCCGGCCGGGAGATTCGCCTGAAACATGCGTACTACATTCGATGTGAGAGTGTTGTTAGGGACCCTGCCACCGGGGAGATCATCGAACTCCATTGTACCTACGATCCGGAAACGCGCGGCGGTTGGTCCGCCGACGGCCGAAAAGTAAAAGGAACCTCCCATTGGGTCTCGGCTGCGCATGCGGTTGACGCCGAAGTCCGTTTATACGACCACTTGTTCCTCGATGAGAATCCCGGCGAAAATGCGACCTTGAATCCGGATTCGTTGGTGACTCTTACCCATTGTAAGGTGGAACCGAGCCTGAAGGATGTCAAAGCCGGCGAACGCTTCCAATTCTTGCGGCAGGGTTATTTCTGCGTTGATCTCGATTCCCGTCCCGGGAAACTCGTCTTCAACCGTACGGTGGGACTGCGTGACTCCTGGGGGAAGGGATAA
- a CDS encoding patatin-like phospholipase family protein, whose translation MFYEWKGCSLKPLRQKLLILLCAVLLWQWSGGKAMAAAPTELSRPRIGLALGGGSALGFSHIGVLQWLEEHHIPVDAVAGTSMGGLMGGLYALGMSPAEIEVFVKALDWNHIFDSSPPYNALDFRRKEDRLEYPIQEIGFRHKLIIPNGLSLYRVSLLLSRITLPYSGIASFDELPTPYRSVATDIRNSEPYVLKDGSLAEAMRATMAIPGVFTPVEREGRLLVDGGLVNNVPADVVKTMGADAVIAVDCNDNNRGRDIRGIDSVLMGSLNTVIIENTRRSLEAADVVIHPEFQNVSFMDWNKIDEFVSAGYQAAASQASALQKYALSESEWQIYQQQRAGRQRTLAAVPEAVMVKGTNELNRKAIQSQLRPFLGKPLQLDALDKVLIEISGCGLYESIRYELAFEETGTVLLITAVEKNYGPPFISFALRGTYDGSNYTALNAGFRTTAYHILGDHSELRLDFGVGSTPYLSGELYKPFANSSWFLAPNLSLEQTDGSLFSAGQWVRGYELTSGHAGVDLGYTLNKFAEVRLGYSLGFQRPETGVASDLDDLDGSVRKTELRYTFSQADEEARRSFLGTLTGSWYDKAPGAQGGFGTAETRIRWSYPVGSRDLIVGTLAAGLSFQGDLPLIQQFKLGGPLQLGSYPFQALQGDNYGLGTIGYLKYLRKLPLTRKNLYLGAFFQRGGVFEKWSAPDLSSDVSFGLVSPTVFGTLYIGTSFGKEDKGRFNFILGNLF comes from the coding sequence ATGTTTTATGAATGGAAGGGATGTTCACTGAAACCGCTGCGCCAAAAACTACTCATCTTGCTCTGCGCCGTTCTGCTCTGGCAATGGAGCGGGGGCAAGGCCATGGCGGCTGCTCCAACCGAACTCTCCCGGCCGCGGATCGGGCTGGCGCTCGGCGGCGGCAGCGCGTTGGGATTTAGCCATATCGGAGTCCTGCAATGGCTGGAGGAACACCATATCCCGGTGGATGCCGTCGCCGGCACCAGCATGGGAGGGCTGATGGGCGGCCTTTATGCCTTGGGAATGTCGCCCGCGGAGATCGAGGTCTTCGTGAAAGCGCTCGACTGGAACCATATTTTCGACTCGTCCCCGCCTTACAATGCGCTGGATTTCCGGAGGAAAGAGGACCGGCTCGAGTATCCCATCCAGGAGATCGGCTTTCGCCATAAGTTAATCATCCCCAACGGGCTCTCTCTGTACCGGGTCAGTTTGCTGCTCAGCCGGATTACCCTGCCGTATTCGGGCATCGCCAGTTTTGACGAGCTTCCGACCCCCTATCGCAGCGTCGCCACGGACATCCGGAATTCGGAACCGTATGTGTTGAAGGACGGTTCCCTGGCGGAAGCGATGCGGGCGACCATGGCCATTCCCGGCGTATTCACTCCGGTAGAACGGGAGGGGCGCTTGCTGGTGGATGGCGGTTTGGTCAATAACGTCCCGGCGGATGTGGTCAAAACCATGGGTGCGGACGCGGTGATCGCGGTGGACTGCAACGACAACAACCGGGGCCGGGATATTCGCGGCATCGATTCGGTGCTGATGGGTTCGCTTAATACGGTCATCATCGAGAATACGCGACGCTCTCTGGAAGCCGCGGATGTGGTCATCCACCCGGAGTTCCAAAATGTATCCTTCATGGACTGGAACAAGATCGACGAGTTCGTCAGCGCCGGTTACCAGGCTGCCGCCTCCCAAGCCTCAGCCTTGCAAAAATATGCGCTTTCCGAAAGCGAATGGCAGATCTATCAGCAACAGCGCGCCGGCCGGCAGCGGACGCTGGCAGCGGTCCCCGAAGCGGTCATGGTCAAGGGCACCAATGAATTGAACCGGAAAGCAATTCAAAGTCAACTCCGTCCTTTTTTGGGCAAGCCGCTTCAATTGGATGCGCTGGATAAGGTATTGATCGAAATTTCCGGATGCGGCCTGTATGAGAGTATCCGTTATGAGCTGGCTTTCGAAGAGACTGGGACAGTTTTGCTCATTACGGCCGTTGAAAAGAATTACGGCCCGCCTTTCATCAGTTTTGCCTTGCGGGGCACTTACGACGGCTCGAATTATACTGCGCTGAACGCCGGATTCCGCACTACAGCCTATCATATTCTCGGGGACCATTCGGAACTGCGCCTGGATTTTGGAGTGGGATCCACGCCGTACCTCTCCGGTGAGCTGTATAAGCCGTTCGCGAACAGTTCCTGGTTTCTTGCGCCCAATCTCAGCTTGGAACAGACGGACGGCAGCCTGTTCTCCGCCGGGCAGTGGGTGCGGGGGTATGAACTTACGTCGGGCCATGCCGGTGTGGACCTCGGTTATACCTTGAATAAATTTGCCGAAGTCCGCTTGGGATATTCGCTTGGTTTTCAACGCCCGGAGACCGGCGTTGCCAGTGATTTGGACGATTTGGATGGCTCAGTCCGCAAAACGGAATTGCGCTATACTTTTTCCCAGGCGGATGAAGAAGCCCGGCGGAGCTTTCTGGGTACGCTCACGGGTAGCTGGTATGATAAAGCGCCGGGGGCTCAGGGAGGGTTCGGTACAGCCGAAACCAGAATCCGTTGGAGTTACCCGGTGGGTTCCCGCGATCTCATCGTTGGCACGCTTGCCGCGGGTTTGTCGTTTCAAGGCGATTTGCCGTTGATTCAACAATTCAAGCTGGGCGGGCCACTACAATTGGGAAGCTATCCGTTTCAAGCCCTTCAGGGCGATAATTACGGATTGGGCACCATCGGGTACTTGAAATACTTGAGAAAACTGCCTTTGACGCGTAAGAATCTTTATCTGGGAGCGTTTTTCCAACGGGGCGGAGTCTTTGAAAAATGGTCGGCGCCGGATTTATCCAGCGATGTATCCTTCGGATTGGTCAGCCCGACCGTCTTTGGGACGCTTTATATCGGCACCAGTTTTGGGAAAGAGGATAAAGGGAGATTCAATTTTATATTAGGCAATCTGTTTTGA
- a CDS encoding Gfo/Idh/MocA family protein translates to MGKEQLGIAVVGCGMIGRSFHMKALQTIPQYQIVGVWDAAATAAAAVARDFQVKTYADYQELLNDPAVDVVDICLPSGLHGEYGCPAARAGKHVIVEKPIDVSVENAQRLIDACEQNGTSLAVVLQSHFNPSIVKVKKALQDGALGKLIAGEAAVKWFRDPQYYQSSQWKGTKKLDGGGALMNQGIHTIDLFLWFFGEVRSLTSLVRTVLHPIEVEDLAIALLEFENGALGTITGSTACKPGFPERIELYGEKGSIALEAGRIVRWKVDGASESDYLDPVLTGSGSSDPGAIAIEYHQLQLAAVAEAILAGKQPPVSGAEALRSLRLILDIYRADGRWIHY, encoded by the coding sequence TTGGGTAAGGAACAACTCGGAATCGCGGTGGTCGGGTGCGGAATGATTGGCCGGTCATTCCATATGAAAGCTTTGCAAACGATTCCGCAATATCAAATCGTCGGAGTTTGGGATGCGGCCGCCACGGCCGCCGCTGCAGTCGCTCGGGATTTTCAGGTCAAAACCTATGCCGATTACCAGGAACTTTTGAACGATCCGGCAGTCGATGTGGTGGACATTTGTCTGCCCAGCGGCTTGCATGGCGAATACGGCTGTCCGGCGGCGCGGGCCGGCAAACACGTCATCGTGGAGAAGCCGATCGACGTTTCGGTGGAGAATGCGCAACGGCTCATTGACGCTTGCGAGCAGAACGGGACTTCCTTGGCGGTCGTTCTGCAGAGCCATTTCAACCCTTCGATCGTCAAAGTAAAAAAGGCGCTCCAGGACGGCGCCCTCGGGAAGTTGATCGCGGGGGAAGCGGCGGTGAAGTGGTTCCGCGATCCGCAGTATTATCAGTCCAGCCAGTGGAAAGGAACCAAAAAACTGGATGGCGGCGGCGCCTTGATGAATCAGGGCATCCACACCATCGATCTATTCCTGTGGTTCTTCGGGGAGGTCCGTTCCTTAACCAGCCTGGTACGGACGGTGCTTCACCCCATCGAAGTGGAGGACCTGGCCATCGCTTTGCTGGAATTTGAAAATGGCGCCCTCGGAACGATCACCGGTTCCACCGCCTGTAAACCGGGATTTCCGGAACGCATCGAGCTGTATGGGGAGAAAGGTTCGATCGCGCTGGAGGCGGGACGGATCGTCCGCTGGAAAGTGGACGGCGCCTCCGAAAGCGATTATTTGGATCCGGTCCTGACGGGCTCGGGCAGTTCCGATCCCGGGGCCATCGCCATCGAATATCACCAGCTGCAACTGGCGGCGGTGGCCGAGGCGATCCTGGCCGGAAAGCAACCGCCGGTATCCGGGGCCGAGGCGCTCCGATCCCTGCGGCTGATCCTCGATATTTATAGAGCGGACGGCCGTTGGATCCACTACTAG
- a CDS encoding sugar phosphate isomerase/epimerase family protein, which yields MKFAICNELFENWDFQKVVQLVAKTGYQGLELAPFTIAETVTEVSAARRGELRRIAEDAGITIAGLHWLLVKPAGLYINHPDATVRLRTVDYLRQLIDFCADLGGEIMVFGSPNQRRIQPETGYETGRRLAIESFLSCAQTASERGVTICLEALPTSQTNFLNTNAEVRAVVQAINHPNIQMMLDVKSMCSEELPLPRNIMACQDHFRHFHANDANMRGPGFGEVDFRPIMKTLRQLGYQGYVSVEVFDFRPDPETIAVQSLNYLKSCLNDAAQKND from the coding sequence ATGAAATTTGCGATCTGTAATGAACTCTTCGAAAACTGGGATTTCCAAAAAGTCGTTCAATTGGTGGCGAAGACCGGCTATCAAGGATTAGAGCTGGCTCCGTTCACGATTGCCGAAACCGTCACCGAAGTGAGCGCCGCCCGCCGCGGCGAATTACGCCGAATCGCCGAGGATGCCGGGATCACTATCGCCGGACTCCATTGGCTGCTCGTCAAACCCGCCGGATTGTACATCAATCATCCCGACGCGACCGTGCGCCTCCGGACCGTGGATTACCTGAGGCAATTGATTGATTTCTGCGCCGACCTCGGGGGCGAAATCATGGTATTCGGTTCGCCCAACCAACGCCGGATCCAACCGGAAACCGGCTATGAAACGGGCCGCCGGTTGGCGATCGAAAGCTTTTTGAGTTGCGCCCAGACTGCGTCCGAGCGGGGAGTGACCATCTGCCTGGAGGCATTGCCGACCAGCCAGACCAATTTCCTGAACACCAACGCGGAGGTGCGGGCGGTCGTTCAGGCCATCAACCACCCCAACATTCAGATGATGTTGGATGTGAAGAGCATGTGCTCGGAGGAACTGCCGCTGCCCCGGAACATCATGGCATGCCAGGATCATTTCCGCCATTTTCACGCCAATGATGCGAATATGCGGGGCCCCGGGTTCGGAGAGGTGGATTTCCGGCCGATCATGAAAACACTGCGGCAACTCGGCTACCAAGGCTATGTGTCGGTTGAAGTATTTGACTTTCGTCCCGACCCGGAAACGATTGCCGTTCAAAGTTTGAATTACTTAAAAAGCTGTTTGAATGACGCCGCTCAGAAAAACGATTAA
- a CDS encoding sugar phosphate isomerase/epimerase family protein: MRFPRAVITDEISQDLAHAVAVAKSFGLDGIELRSAWDRNPHELTRDQVQQVKKIAGDFDMAIPCLAAPIFKCDLHHEEAYAEHRRLLEQTIRVAEALGTRLIRGFTFWEDGRFDSSLSEITDKIGAMEPLLKESGRILVIESDPATSANSSQRLAQVLERIGSENIRALWDPGNNLYVPEAERPFPEGYERLKPYIAHIHIKDVRPDPATGNPDACCLGEGAVGFAAVFKRLQEDAYPGWLSLETHYRINASLSEELLALPKGTAFSLGGEAATRECLESWNTFLKTGRFDG, encoded by the coding sequence TTGCGCTTTCCCCGTGCCGTTATTACCGATGAGATTTCGCAAGATTTGGCCCATGCCGTGGCGGTTGCCAAAAGCTTCGGCCTGGACGGGATCGAGCTTCGTTCGGCCTGGGACAGGAACCCCCACGAATTAACCCGGGACCAAGTGCAGCAGGTCAAAAAGATCGCTGGGGATTTTGACATGGCCATACCCTGCCTGGCCGCGCCTATCTTCAAATGCGACTTGCACCATGAGGAGGCCTATGCGGAGCACCGCCGGCTCCTGGAACAGACGATCCGGGTCGCGGAAGCATTGGGCACCCGGCTGATTCGCGGCTTCACTTTTTGGGAGGACGGCCGTTTTGATTCCAGCTTATCCGAGATTACCGACAAAATTGGCGCAATGGAACCCCTTTTGAAGGAGAGCGGCCGGATCTTGGTGATCGAATCCGATCCGGCCACCAGCGCCAATTCCAGTCAACGACTGGCGCAGGTACTGGAGCGGATCGGTTCCGAAAATATTCGGGCGCTTTGGGATCCCGGCAACAATCTCTATGTGCCGGAAGCGGAAAGACCGTTCCCCGAAGGATATGAGCGACTGAAACCTTACATTGCCCACATTCACATCAAAGATGTCCGTCCCGATCCGGCGACCGGCAATCCGGACGCTTGCTGTTTGGGGGAAGGAGCAGTCGGCTTCGCCGCAGTATTCAAGCGGCTGCAAGAAGACGCGTACCCGGGTTGGTTGTCTCTGGAGACTCACTACCGGATCAATGCTTCATTAAGCGAGGAATTGCTGGCGCTTCCCAAGGGAACCGCGTTCTCGCTGGGAGGGGAAGCGGCCACCCGCGAATGTCTGGAGAGCTGGAATACATTTCTTAAAACAGGGAGGTTTGACGGATGA
- a CDS encoding FAD-dependent oxidoreductase, whose translation MEEKQIIIRGRSYPLFRCHTLIVGSGAAALNCAYHLVSFGVRDILVVTERLGGGVSNNSGSDKQTYYKLSLFGEGQDSVYDMARTLFNGGAMHGDIALIEATLSAQEFYHLAQIGVPFPHNAFGGYVGYKTDHDPKQRATSAGPWTSNQMYQKLLIQVRQQGTEILDGFEVISLLTVGEGEQKRAVGAIAIDKNKASSGLDSLVVFQAENVVLGTGGPGGLYQTSVYPKDHLGSTGVALEAGAAALNLTEWQYGLASIKFRWNVSGTYQQVIPRYISTAADGSDEREFLNESFPSFGKMGTAIFLKGYQWPFDPRKIENYGSSYIDLLVYQETVVKGRRVFLDFRRNPAWKGGAELRFEELESEAYDYLHKSAVLFGTPYERLQKMNPMAIQLYAQHGIDLAQEPLEIAVCAQHCNGGLLGNIWWESNVKHLFPIGEVNGTHGVYRPGGTALNSGQVGGYRAAQYIAECYRESTVTAESFLELAGPALERSVGLAEGALGRVASPNGRIWLEFREELQARMSRMAAHIRDAAQIERALAEAQAQWEAIHRFEFRLEDPARLIEYFRDRQLCLTQLAVLHSIHAYLQRQGGSRGSYLVVDPQGSASLEQLGPEWRFRPENAELRQWVLQYQFDSRTHHTAWEAVRPVPEDHFWFENVWRSYVNKEVFRDSADSR comes from the coding sequence ATGGAAGAAAAACAGATCATCATCCGCGGCCGGTCGTATCCTCTGTTTCGTTGTCACACATTGATCGTGGGGTCGGGAGCGGCCGCGCTAAACTGCGCCTACCACCTGGTCAGTTTCGGCGTCCGGGATATCCTGGTCGTCACGGAGCGTCTCGGTGGCGGCGTTTCCAACAATTCCGGGTCCGACAAACAAACCTACTATAAACTGTCATTATTTGGCGAGGGGCAGGACTCGGTTTACGACATGGCCCGCACGTTGTTCAATGGCGGTGCGATGCATGGGGATATCGCCCTGATTGAAGCAACCCTTTCTGCTCAGGAATTTTATCACTTGGCCCAGATTGGAGTGCCGTTTCCCCACAATGCTTTCGGCGGTTATGTCGGATACAAGACCGACCATGATCCCAAACAAAGAGCGACTTCGGCCGGCCCTTGGACCTCCAACCAAATGTATCAAAAGCTCTTAATCCAAGTGCGCCAACAAGGAACCGAGATCTTGGACGGCTTTGAGGTCATTTCCTTACTGACGGTAGGCGAAGGAGAGCAGAAGCGGGCCGTGGGAGCCATAGCCATTGATAAAAACAAAGCCTCTTCCGGTCTGGATTCACTGGTGGTATTTCAAGCCGAAAATGTGGTGCTGGGTACCGGTGGCCCGGGAGGACTTTACCAGACCTCGGTATATCCGAAAGACCATTTAGGGAGTACGGGCGTCGCGCTGGAGGCCGGAGCGGCCGCGCTTAACTTGACCGAATGGCAGTATGGTTTAGCTTCGATCAAGTTTCGCTGGAATGTCTCCGGAACCTATCAACAAGTAATTCCCCGTTATATCAGCACGGCAGCCGACGGGAGCGATGAACGGGAGTTCCTGAATGAAAGTTTCCCGAGCTTTGGCAAGATGGGAACCGCCATCTTCCTAAAGGGTTATCAATGGCCTTTTGACCCCAGAAAGATTGAGAATTACGGCTCTTCCTACATTGATTTGCTGGTGTATCAGGAAACTGTCGTGAAAGGCCGCCGGGTCTTCCTCGACTTTCGCCGGAATCCTGCTTGGAAAGGCGGCGCGGAGTTGCGCTTTGAAGAGTTGGAATCCGAAGCCTATGATTATCTCCATAAATCGGCGGTGCTCTTTGGGACGCCGTACGAGCGACTCCAAAAGATGAACCCGATGGCGATCCAGCTCTATGCGCAGCATGGCATCGATTTGGCGCAGGAACCGTTGGAAATTGCAGTATGCGCCCAGCACTGCAACGGAGGCCTGCTGGGAAACATCTGGTGGGAATCCAATGTCAAACATTTATTCCCCATCGGCGAAGTCAACGGTACGCACGGCGTGTATCGGCCCGGTGGGACCGCATTGAATTCCGGACAAGTGGGAGGGTACCGTGCTGCGCAGTATATTGCCGAGTGCTACCGGGAGAGTACGGTTACGGCGGAATCCTTTCTTGAGCTGGCAGGACCGGCGCTGGAACGAAGTGTCGGTCTGGCGGAGGGAGCTTTGGGGCGAGTTGCCTCGCCAAACGGTCGAATCTGGCTTGAGTTCCGGGAGGAATTACAGGCGCGGATGAGCCGGATGGCGGCTCATATTCGCGATGCTGCTCAGATCGAGCGAGCGCTCGCGGAAGCTCAAGCCCAATGGGAGGCGATCCATCGCTTCGAATTCCGGCTGGAAGATCCGGCGCGCCTCATCGAGTACTTCCGCGATCGCCAGCTTTGCCTCACGCAGCTTGCGGTGCTGCATAGCATTCATGCCTACCTTCAACGGCAAGGCGGCAGCCGCGGCTCGTATCTGGTGGTCGATCCCCAGGGCTCCGCCAGTTTGGAACAACTGGGTCCGGAATGGAGATTCCGTCCGGAAAATGCGGAGCTGCGCCAGTGGGTGCTGCAATATCAATTTGACAGCAGGACTCATCACACTGCCTGGGAAGCGGTGCGGCCGGTCCCGGAGGATCATTTCTGGTTTGAAAATGTTTGGCGATCCTATGTGAATAAAGAGGTTTTCCGAGATTCTGCCGATTCGAGGTGA
- a CDS encoding zinc-binding dehydrogenase: MNARVYVLQEFNKPLVEQSIPIPELLPGQVLVKLKASGVCGSDLHMWKGEDSRTRLPMILGHEGIGTVAGIGGKKCAADGSELREGDLVFWNRGISCGYCYYCAVLKEPSFCQNRKVPGINVPMGVPPYLNGCYADHVILDAGTNILKVPQTAIDPSVLVAASCSGATAAHGFDIVRPNLGETVVIFGPGPIGLFSAAYAKKYGAGEIVLIGGSEVRLEMGSQFGATTLLNRKKLTAAERQERIMELTSGRGADLIIEASGSGDALREAIGLARMGGTVLSVGLSQPGGTFEFDGFLDLTRRNLRLQGVWVSDTRHAYQAMNLVLSNPELFSRLVTHRFPLSEVNQALQVMDSREAIKAVLLPELG; the protein is encoded by the coding sequence ATGAATGCACGGGTTTACGTACTACAAGAATTTAATAAGCCTTTGGTAGAACAATCGATACCCATTCCCGAGCTTTTACCGGGTCAAGTACTCGTGAAACTGAAAGCTTCCGGTGTTTGTGGGAGCGATCTTCATATGTGGAAGGGCGAGGATTCGCGAACTCGCTTGCCGATGATTTTGGGCCATGAAGGCATCGGAACAGTGGCGGGAATCGGCGGCAAAAAATGCGCGGCGGACGGGAGTGAACTGCGCGAGGGCGACCTCGTCTTCTGGAACCGCGGTATCTCCTGCGGTTATTGTTACTACTGCGCAGTACTGAAAGAACCTTCTTTCTGCCAAAATCGGAAAGTGCCGGGTATCAATGTGCCGATGGGCGTTCCTCCCTATTTGAATGGTTGCTATGCCGATCATGTGATTTTGGATGCCGGGACGAATATTCTGAAGGTCCCTCAAACAGCGATCGATCCGTCGGTTTTGGTGGCGGCCTCCTGTTCGGGAGCAACCGCAGCGCACGGTTTTGATATCGTTCGGCCGAATCTGGGCGAGACGGTGGTCATCTTCGGCCCGGGGCCGATCGGTCTCTTCTCGGCGGCCTACGCCAAAAAATACGGCGCCGGTGAGATTGTCTTAATCGGCGGTTCCGAAGTCCGCTTGGAGATGGGCAGCCAATTCGGCGCAACGACCTTATTGAATCGCAAAAAATTGACCGCTGCCGAACGTCAGGAGCGAATCATGGAATTAACCTCCGGACGGGGCGCCGATCTGATTATTGAAGCGTCCGGCAGTGGAGACGCCTTGCGCGAAGCGATTGGTTTGGCTCGCATGGGTGGAACGGTTTTAAGCGTTGGTTTGAGCCAACCGGGGGGCACTTTTGAATTCGATGGTTTCCTAGATTTGACCCGCCGGAATCTTCGTTTGCAAGGCGTCTGGGTCAGCGACACCCGGCATGCTTATCAAGCCATGAACCTGGTTCTCAGTAATCCGGAACTGTTTTCCCGTTTGGTAACCCATCGGTTCCCCTTGAGCGAAGTGAACCAGGCATTACAAGTCATGGATAGCCGCGAAGCTATCAAAGCAGTACTCCTGCCGGAATTGGGATAA
- a CDS encoding ABC transporter permease yields the protein MARQSEITATAKSSTGVAGFFKNANNMKLWLWVATLVLIVISGIISPGYVQPENLLRLLRQAVPFGFIAIGQTLAMLTGHVDLSVQSVTVFAGMLGSTYMMGSDANLLSAFILVAGMAATFGLLNGLGITKLGINPFVMTLGTGIMLDGLTMVFTGGATKGTASPILKYIGTGRLFDFFPVSILVWIIASVLVVLILKRTTFGRKVYAVGANKKVAELSGIHADRLIIGVYVISAIMSTIAGFIVCGYIGTGTLDLGDDYKMTSMAAVIMGGTLFRGGVGGYAGTAAAVITITALTGLLTILNISEPMRRMIYGAIILAVLAITSRSKKE from the coding sequence ATGGCAAGACAAAGCGAAATAACTGCGACTGCGAAAAGCAGCACTGGCGTTGCCGGATTTTTCAAAAACGCCAACAATATGAAACTTTGGCTTTGGGTGGCCACTTTGGTCCTGATTGTGATTAGTGGTATCATCAGCCCTGGTTATGTGCAACCGGAGAACCTGCTACGCTTGTTGCGCCAAGCAGTTCCTTTTGGATTCATTGCGATCGGCCAAACCCTGGCAATGCTGACCGGTCATGTCGATCTGTCGGTACAGTCCGTCACCGTCTTTGCGGGTATGTTGGGCTCAACCTATATGATGGGGTCCGACGCCAATCTACTGTCGGCTTTTATCCTAGTGGCCGGGATGGCTGCCACTTTCGGATTGCTTAACGGGTTAGGCATTACCAAATTAGGCATTAATCCTTTTGTTATGACGCTAGGCACCGGTATCATGCTGGATGGGTTGACCATGGTTTTTACGGGTGGCGCCACCAAAGGGACCGCCTCGCCAATTCTAAAATATATTGGAACCGGACGCCTTTTTGACTTTTTCCCAGTTTCGATTCTCGTCTGGATTATCGCCTCGGTGCTCGTGGTGCTTATTTTAAAGCGAACCACCTTCGGCAGGAAAGTCTATGCAGTCGGCGCCAATAAGAAAGTGGCGGAACTTTCGGGGATTCACGCCGACCGTCTGATCATCGGCGTCTATGTCATTTCCGCGATTATGTCGACTATCGCAGGTTTTATCGTTTGCGGCTATATCGGGACAGGAACCCTCGATCTCGGAGACGATTATAAGATGACCTCCATGGCGGCGGTCATCATGGGTGGAACTTTATTCCGGGGCGGCGTCGGCGGTTATGCCGGAACAGCTGCGGCCGTCATTACCATTACGGCTTTAACCGGATTGCTCACCATTCTCAATATTAGTGAACCGATGCGCCGGATGATTTATGGAGCGATCATTCTGGCGGTATTAGCCATTACCTCACGAAGCAAAAAGGAATAA